A region from the Arachis ipaensis cultivar K30076 chromosome B01, Araip1.1, whole genome shotgun sequence genome encodes:
- the LOC107626974 gene encoding OTU domain-containing protein 3 isoform X3 gives MVKPKQQRKISHKKQHHPQNKKPGKPADTSQFRSQLDALGLRIVDITADGNCFFRALADQLEGNEEGHQKYRSMVVKHIMDNREMFEPFIEDEVPFDEYCQTMENDGTWAGHMELQAASLVLHSNICIHRNMSPRWYVRNFDDCRARMIHLSYHDGEHYNSVRLKDDPCDGPARSIVIKADADLSATSHQAKVTANKAHAQAGRESFQPGSIKLVMAGSGCENTERVEQILEQVNGDIDAAIEFLIAEQGEEEWSTKCDSSPIQADAYGHDKNENSEQQKENIVENSINAESSKSSRKTNERSTCQQNDTQKISRNKMCPCGSKKKYKACCGTTLARQSARFVVNQAAESRRSKRDSKQGKKGVSSKADVSGDYDSVTPDMGALCI, from the exons AATAAGAAGCCCGGGAAACCAGCTGATACTTCACAATTTCGGAGTCAGTTGGATGCACTGGGCCTGCGCATTGTTGACATAACAGCAGATGGTAATTGTTTCTTCAG AGCCCTTGCTGATCAGTTGGAAGGTAATGAAGAGGGACATCAAAAGTATCGCAGCATGGTGGTGAAACACATAATG GACAATCGGGAAATGTTTGAGCCCTTTATTGAAGATGAAGTCCCCTTTGATGAATATTGCCAGACGATGGAAAATGATGGTACATGGGCTGGACATATGGAATTGCAGGCAGCTTCTCTTGTGTTACATAGTAATATATGCATTCACCGG AACATGTCACCTCGTTGGTACGTAAGAAATTTTGATGATTGTCGAGCTCGTATGATCCATTT GTCTTATCATGATGGGGAGCATTATAATAGTGTGAGGTTGAAGGATGATCCTTGTGATGGGCCTGCAAGGTCAATTGTAATTAAG GCTGATGCTGATCTTTCAGCGACATCACATCAAGCAAAAGTTACGGCTAACAAAGCCCATGCGCAAGCTGGCAGGGAATCATTTCAGCCAGGTTCTATAAAGTTGGTTATGGCTGGAAGCGGATGCGAAAACACTGAAAGAGTGGAACAG ATTCTAGAGCAGGTAAACGGAGACATCGATGCTGCAATAGAGTTCCTAATTGCAGAACAAGGAGAAGAAGAGTGGTCTACAAAGTGTGATTCCTCTCCTATTCAGGCTGATGCCTATG GTCATGATAAAAATGAGAATAGTgaacaacaaaaagaaaatatagtaGAGAACAGCATAAATGCTGAATCAAGTAAAAGCTCCAGGAAGACCAATGAACGTAGCACATGTCAACAAAACGACACG CAGAAGATTTCTAGAAACAAAATGTGCCCATGTGGTTCAAAAAAGAAATACAAAGCTTGTTGTGGAACAACCTTGGCTAGACAATCTGCACGGTTTGTGGT TAACCAAGCAGCCGAATCAAGAAGGAGCAAAAGAGACAGCAAGCAGGGAAAGAAAGGGGTTTCGTCAAAAGCGGATGTGTCTGGTGACTATGATTCGGTGACACCCGACATGGGCGCACTTTGTATTTGA
- the LOC107626974 gene encoding OTU domain-containing protein 3 isoform X2: MVKPKQQRKISHKKQHHPQNKKPGKPADTSQFRSQLDALGLRIVDITADGNCFFRALADQLEGNEEGHQKYRSMVVKHIMDNREMFEPFIEDEVPFDEYCQTMENDGTWAGHMELQAASLVLHSNICIHRNMSPRWYVRNFDDCRARMIHLSYHDGEHYNSVRLKDDPCDGPARSIVIKVLIGILLPDSQININSSYCLINSSLFKADADLSATSHQAKVTANKAHAQAGRESFQPGSIKLVMAGSGCENTERVEQILEQVNGDIDAAIEFLIAEQGEEEWSTKCDSSPIQADAYGHDKNENSEQQKENIVENSINAESSKSSRKTNERSTCQQNDTKISRNKMCPCGSKKKYKACCGTTLARQSARFVVNQAAESRRSKRDSKQGKKGVSSKADVSGDYDSVTPDMGALCI, from the exons AATAAGAAGCCCGGGAAACCAGCTGATACTTCACAATTTCGGAGTCAGTTGGATGCACTGGGCCTGCGCATTGTTGACATAACAGCAGATGGTAATTGTTTCTTCAG AGCCCTTGCTGATCAGTTGGAAGGTAATGAAGAGGGACATCAAAAGTATCGCAGCATGGTGGTGAAACACATAATG GACAATCGGGAAATGTTTGAGCCCTTTATTGAAGATGAAGTCCCCTTTGATGAATATTGCCAGACGATGGAAAATGATGGTACATGGGCTGGACATATGGAATTGCAGGCAGCTTCTCTTGTGTTACATAGTAATATATGCATTCACCGG AACATGTCACCTCGTTGGTACGTAAGAAATTTTGATGATTGTCGAGCTCGTATGATCCATTT GTCTTATCATGATGGGGAGCATTATAATAGTGTGAGGTTGAAGGATGATCCTTGTGATGGGCCTGCAAGGTCAATTGTAATTAAGGTTCTTATTGGAATTCTGTTACCTGACTCTCAAATTAATATTAATAGTAGCTATTGCCTGATTAATTCTAGTTTGTTTAAGGCTGATGCTGATCTTTCAGCGACATCACATCAAGCAAAAGTTACGGCTAACAAAGCCCATGCGCAAGCTGGCAGGGAATCATTTCAGCCAGGTTCTATAAAGTTGGTTATGGCTGGAAGCGGATGCGAAAACACTGAAAGAGTGGAACAG ATTCTAGAGCAGGTAAACGGAGACATCGATGCTGCAATAGAGTTCCTAATTGCAGAACAAGGAGAAGAAGAGTGGTCTACAAAGTGTGATTCCTCTCCTATTCAGGCTGATGCCTATG GTCATGATAAAAATGAGAATAGTgaacaacaaaaagaaaatatagtaGAGAACAGCATAAATGCTGAATCAAGTAAAAGCTCCAGGAAGACCAATGAACGTAGCACATGTCAACAAAACGACACG AAGATTTCTAGAAACAAAATGTGCCCATGTGGTTCAAAAAAGAAATACAAAGCTTGTTGTGGAACAACCTTGGCTAGACAATCTGCACGGTTTGTGGT TAACCAAGCAGCCGAATCAAGAAGGAGCAAAAGAGACAGCAAGCAGGGAAAGAAAGGGGTTTCGTCAAAAGCGGATGTGTCTGGTGACTATGATTCGGTGACACCCGACATGGGCGCACTTTGTATTTGA
- the LOC107626974 gene encoding OTU domain-containing protein 3 isoform X1, translating to MVKPKQQRKISHKKQHHPQNKKPGKPADTSQFRSQLDALGLRIVDITADGNCFFRALADQLEGNEEGHQKYRSMVVKHIMDNREMFEPFIEDEVPFDEYCQTMENDGTWAGHMELQAASLVLHSNICIHRNMSPRWYVRNFDDCRARMIHLSYHDGEHYNSVRLKDDPCDGPARSIVIKVLIGILLPDSQININSSYCLINSSLFKADADLSATSHQAKVTANKAHAQAGRESFQPGSIKLVMAGSGCENTERVEQILEQVNGDIDAAIEFLIAEQGEEEWSTKCDSSPIQADAYGHDKNENSEQQKENIVENSINAESSKSSRKTNERSTCQQNDTQKISRNKMCPCGSKKKYKACCGTTLARQSARFVVNQAAESRRSKRDSKQGKKGVSSKADVSGDYDSVTPDMGALCI from the exons AATAAGAAGCCCGGGAAACCAGCTGATACTTCACAATTTCGGAGTCAGTTGGATGCACTGGGCCTGCGCATTGTTGACATAACAGCAGATGGTAATTGTTTCTTCAG AGCCCTTGCTGATCAGTTGGAAGGTAATGAAGAGGGACATCAAAAGTATCGCAGCATGGTGGTGAAACACATAATG GACAATCGGGAAATGTTTGAGCCCTTTATTGAAGATGAAGTCCCCTTTGATGAATATTGCCAGACGATGGAAAATGATGGTACATGGGCTGGACATATGGAATTGCAGGCAGCTTCTCTTGTGTTACATAGTAATATATGCATTCACCGG AACATGTCACCTCGTTGGTACGTAAGAAATTTTGATGATTGTCGAGCTCGTATGATCCATTT GTCTTATCATGATGGGGAGCATTATAATAGTGTGAGGTTGAAGGATGATCCTTGTGATGGGCCTGCAAGGTCAATTGTAATTAAGGTTCTTATTGGAATTCTGTTACCTGACTCTCAAATTAATATTAATAGTAGCTATTGCCTGATTAATTCTAGTTTGTTTAAGGCTGATGCTGATCTTTCAGCGACATCACATCAAGCAAAAGTTACGGCTAACAAAGCCCATGCGCAAGCTGGCAGGGAATCATTTCAGCCAGGTTCTATAAAGTTGGTTATGGCTGGAAGCGGATGCGAAAACACTGAAAGAGTGGAACAG ATTCTAGAGCAGGTAAACGGAGACATCGATGCTGCAATAGAGTTCCTAATTGCAGAACAAGGAGAAGAAGAGTGGTCTACAAAGTGTGATTCCTCTCCTATTCAGGCTGATGCCTATG GTCATGATAAAAATGAGAATAGTgaacaacaaaaagaaaatatagtaGAGAACAGCATAAATGCTGAATCAAGTAAAAGCTCCAGGAAGACCAATGAACGTAGCACATGTCAACAAAACGACACG CAGAAGATTTCTAGAAACAAAATGTGCCCATGTGGTTCAAAAAAGAAATACAAAGCTTGTTGTGGAACAACCTTGGCTAGACAATCTGCACGGTTTGTGGT TAACCAAGCAGCCGAATCAAGAAGGAGCAAAAGAGACAGCAAGCAGGGAAAGAAAGGGGTTTCGTCAAAAGCGGATGTGTCTGGTGACTATGATTCGGTGACACCCGACATGGGCGCACTTTGTATTTGA
- the LOC107626974 gene encoding OTU domain-containing protein 3 isoform X4: MVVKHIMDNREMFEPFIEDEVPFDEYCQTMENDGTWAGHMELQAASLVLHSNICIHRNMSPRWYVRNFDDCRARMIHLSYHDGEHYNSVRLKDDPCDGPARSIVIKVLIGILLPDSQININSSYCLINSSLFKADADLSATSHQAKVTANKAHAQAGRESFQPGSIKLVMAGSGCENTERVEQILEQVNGDIDAAIEFLIAEQGEEEWSTKCDSSPIQADAYGHDKNENSEQQKENIVENSINAESSKSSRKTNERSTCQQNDTQKISRNKMCPCGSKKKYKACCGTTLARQSARFVVNQAAESRRSKRDSKQGKKGVSSKADVSGDYDSVTPDMGALCI; this comes from the exons ATGGTGGTGAAACACATAATG GACAATCGGGAAATGTTTGAGCCCTTTATTGAAGATGAAGTCCCCTTTGATGAATATTGCCAGACGATGGAAAATGATGGTACATGGGCTGGACATATGGAATTGCAGGCAGCTTCTCTTGTGTTACATAGTAATATATGCATTCACCGG AACATGTCACCTCGTTGGTACGTAAGAAATTTTGATGATTGTCGAGCTCGTATGATCCATTT GTCTTATCATGATGGGGAGCATTATAATAGTGTGAGGTTGAAGGATGATCCTTGTGATGGGCCTGCAAGGTCAATTGTAATTAAGGTTCTTATTGGAATTCTGTTACCTGACTCTCAAATTAATATTAATAGTAGCTATTGCCTGATTAATTCTAGTTTGTTTAAGGCTGATGCTGATCTTTCAGCGACATCACATCAAGCAAAAGTTACGGCTAACAAAGCCCATGCGCAAGCTGGCAGGGAATCATTTCAGCCAGGTTCTATAAAGTTGGTTATGGCTGGAAGCGGATGCGAAAACACTGAAAGAGTGGAACAG ATTCTAGAGCAGGTAAACGGAGACATCGATGCTGCAATAGAGTTCCTAATTGCAGAACAAGGAGAAGAAGAGTGGTCTACAAAGTGTGATTCCTCTCCTATTCAGGCTGATGCCTATG GTCATGATAAAAATGAGAATAGTgaacaacaaaaagaaaatatagtaGAGAACAGCATAAATGCTGAATCAAGTAAAAGCTCCAGGAAGACCAATGAACGTAGCACATGTCAACAAAACGACACG CAGAAGATTTCTAGAAACAAAATGTGCCCATGTGGTTCAAAAAAGAAATACAAAGCTTGTTGTGGAACAACCTTGGCTAGACAATCTGCACGGTTTGTGGT TAACCAAGCAGCCGAATCAAGAAGGAGCAAAAGAGACAGCAAGCAGGGAAAGAAAGGGGTTTCGTCAAAAGCGGATGTGTCTGGTGACTATGATTCGGTGACACCCGACATGGGCGCACTTTGTATTTGA
- the LOC107626974 gene encoding OTU domain-containing protein 3 isoform X5, with product MFEPFIEDEVPFDEYCQTMENDGTWAGHMELQAASLVLHSNICIHRNMSPRWYVRNFDDCRARMIHLSYHDGEHYNSVRLKDDPCDGPARSIVIKVLIGILLPDSQININSSYCLINSSLFKADADLSATSHQAKVTANKAHAQAGRESFQPGSIKLVMAGSGCENTERVEQILEQVNGDIDAAIEFLIAEQGEEEWSTKCDSSPIQADAYGHDKNENSEQQKENIVENSINAESSKSSRKTNERSTCQQNDTQKISRNKMCPCGSKKKYKACCGTTLARQSARFVVNQAAESRRSKRDSKQGKKGVSSKADVSGDYDSVTPDMGALCI from the exons ATGTTTGAGCCCTTTATTGAAGATGAAGTCCCCTTTGATGAATATTGCCAGACGATGGAAAATGATGGTACATGGGCTGGACATATGGAATTGCAGGCAGCTTCTCTTGTGTTACATAGTAATATATGCATTCACCGG AACATGTCACCTCGTTGGTACGTAAGAAATTTTGATGATTGTCGAGCTCGTATGATCCATTT GTCTTATCATGATGGGGAGCATTATAATAGTGTGAGGTTGAAGGATGATCCTTGTGATGGGCCTGCAAGGTCAATTGTAATTAAGGTTCTTATTGGAATTCTGTTACCTGACTCTCAAATTAATATTAATAGTAGCTATTGCCTGATTAATTCTAGTTTGTTTAAGGCTGATGCTGATCTTTCAGCGACATCACATCAAGCAAAAGTTACGGCTAACAAAGCCCATGCGCAAGCTGGCAGGGAATCATTTCAGCCAGGTTCTATAAAGTTGGTTATGGCTGGAAGCGGATGCGAAAACACTGAAAGAGTGGAACAG ATTCTAGAGCAGGTAAACGGAGACATCGATGCTGCAATAGAGTTCCTAATTGCAGAACAAGGAGAAGAAGAGTGGTCTACAAAGTGTGATTCCTCTCCTATTCAGGCTGATGCCTATG GTCATGATAAAAATGAGAATAGTgaacaacaaaaagaaaatatagtaGAGAACAGCATAAATGCTGAATCAAGTAAAAGCTCCAGGAAGACCAATGAACGTAGCACATGTCAACAAAACGACACG CAGAAGATTTCTAGAAACAAAATGTGCCCATGTGGTTCAAAAAAGAAATACAAAGCTTGTTGTGGAACAACCTTGGCTAGACAATCTGCACGGTTTGTGGT TAACCAAGCAGCCGAATCAAGAAGGAGCAAAAGAGACAGCAAGCAGGGAAAGAAAGGGGTTTCGTCAAAAGCGGATGTGTCTGGTGACTATGATTCGGTGACACCCGACATGGGCGCACTTTGTATTTGA